TCGACCGGGTGGTGGCGCATTACCGTGGCGATCCGAGTTGCATGGTCCAGATTCTGCGCGAAATTCAGGAGGCGCGGGGCTGGATTGAGCCTGCGGCGATTGACCGGTTGCAGACGGTGCTGGCGGTGCCGCGCACCAAGATCGAGGGCGTCGCCGGGTTCTATTCCTTTTTCCACACCCGGCCGGTGGGTCGCTACCGGCTGCTCTTCTCCGACAACATCACCGACCGCATGCAAGGCTCGGCGGCGTTGCTCGAACGCCTCTGTTCGGCGCTGTGGATCGAGCCGGGCAAGGTTTCCGAGGACGGGCTGGTCAGCGTCGACCGCACTTCCTGCACCGGTTTGTGCGATCAAGGGCCGGGCCTGCTGGTCAATTTGCGTGCCATCGGCCGGTTGACCGTGGAACGCATCGACCGCATCGTCGAACTGGTGCGTGACGAGGTGCCGCTGGCCGACTGGCCGGCGGAGTTCTTCGTGATCGAGGACAACATCCGCCGCGCCGATATCTTGCTCGCCACCCCCTTTGCTCCTGGCGATGCCTTGCGTGCGGCGCAGGCGCGGGTACCCAGCGACGGCCTCGCCGCCGCCAACCTGCGCTCCTGGCGCGAAGGCTTGCCGACTGGACTCGGCGGCCCGGCGGCGATGCTCGACGAAATCAAGCGCGCCAACCTGCGTGGGCGCGGCGGCGCCGGCTTCATGACCGGGCTCAAGTGGGAGGCTTGTCGCAACGCGCCGCTCAAGGCTGGGCAGCAGCGTTTCGTGGTCTGCAATGCCGACGAGGGCGAGCCCGGCACCTTCAAGGACCGGGTGTTGCTGACCACACGCGCCGATCTGGTATTCGAGGGGATGACCGTCGCCGCCTACGCCATCGGCGCCCAGCGCGGCTTTCTCTACCTGCGCGGCGAATATCGCTACCTGCTCGACGACCTCAACGCGGTGCTTGAACGCCGCCGTCGCGACGGCCTGCTTGGCAGTGACATCGGGGGGATCCCCGGTGCCGATTTCGAGATCGAAATTCATGTTGGAGCAGGGGCCTACGTCTGTGGCGAAGAGTCGGCGCTGATCGAGTCGCTCGAAGGCAAGCGCGGCACGCCGCGCAACCGTCCGCCCTTCCCGGTGACCAACGGCTATCTCGACCAGCCGACGGTAGTCAATAACGTCGAAACCTTCGCCGCCGCAGCCCTGATCGCGCTAAAAGGCGGTGACTGGTACGCGGCCATCGGCACTCGTCATTCGGCCGGGACCAAGCTTCTGTCGGTGGCCGGCAATTGTTCCCGACCCGGCATCTACGAATATCCTTTCGGCGTCAGTATCCGTCAGGTGCTGGCCGACTGCGGTGCGACCGATCCGCAGGCGGTGCAGGTCAGCGGTCCCTCCGGGGTCTGCCTCGGTGATGCCGAGTTCGACCGCTGCATCGGCTTCGAGGACATTCCTACTGCCGGCGCCTTCACCGTCTTCGACCGGAGCCGCGACATGTTCGAGGTGGCGCGCAATTACGTACATTTCTTCCAGCACGAGAGTTGTGGCTTCTGCACTCCGTGCCGGGTTGGTACCTCGCTGTTGAAGAACCTGATGGACAAACTGCACCAGGGCTGCGGCTCGCCCTACGATTTCGGCGAAATCGAAAAGCTCAACCAGTTGCTGCAGACGATGAGCCATTGTGGCCTCGGCCATACCGCCTGCAACCCGGTGCTCGACACCATCGCCCGCTTCCGCCCGGCCTACGAGCGGCGGATGCGGCAGCAGGAGTTCGCCCCTGCCTTCGACCTTGACCGGGCGCTGGCGGCGGCGCGGCAGATGACCGGGCGCGACGATGCCGGCGCGCACTTCCTCGATCAGGAGGCATGAGATGAGCCAGACCTTCACCCTCGACGGACTGAGTATTCCCTTTACCGAAGGCGAAACCATCATCCAGGCGGCGACGCGGGCCGGCGTCTTCATTCCGCACCTGTGCTACCACCCGGAGTTCAAGCCGCACGGTTCGTGCAAGCTGTGCACGGTCAAGGTCAATGGCCGCCATACCGCGTCGTGCACCTTGCGCGCCGCCGCCGGCATGGTGGTCGAGAACAATACCGAGGAACTCAACGCCGAGCGGCGGGCGCTGACCCAGATGCTGTTCGTCGAAGGCAACCATTTCTGCCCCTCGTGCGAAAAGAGCGGCCACTGCCAGTTGCAGGCCACCGCCTACCACCTCGGGATGATGAGTCCGCACTACGACCACTTTTTCCCCGACCGGCCGGTCGACGCCTCGCACCCGGAGGTGCTGCTCGATTTCAACCGCTGCATCCTTTGCTCGCTGTGCGTGCGCGCCAGCCGCGACGTCGATGGCAAGAACGTGTTCGCGCTGTCCGGGCGCGGAATCCGCACCCAGCTGATCGTCAATGCCAAGTCCGGCCGGCTGGCCGACACCGATTTCACGGTCGACGACAAGGCGGCGCACATTTGCCCGGTCGGCGTGATCCTGAAAAAGCGTCGCGGCTTCGCTGTGCCGATCGGCGAGCGACCGTACGACCGTGCCCCCTTGTCTGAAACCGCACTGGCCGAGGCTGTTTCGGCCCGGGAGGAGGGCGCATGAACACCACCGCACCGCGCAAACTCAAGGTTGCAACCACCTCGCTGGCTGGCTGTTTTGGCTGCCACATGTCCTTCCTCGACATCGACGAGCGCTTGTTCGCGCTGCTCGAACACATCGAATTCGACCGCTCGCCGCTGACCGACATCAAGAGCGTGAGCCCGGATTGCGATATCGGGATCGTCGAGGGCGGGCTGTGCAATGCCGAAAACGTGCACGTCCTGCGCGAGTTCCGCAAGCAGTGCAAGGTGTTGATTGCCATCGGTGCCTGCGCGATCAACGGCGGCCTGCCGGCGCAGCGCAACCATCTGCCGCTGCCGGTGATCCTCGAAGAGGTCTATCACACCAGCCCCGGCCTGGCCAACGGCCTGATCCCGAACGACCCGGAACTGCCGCTGCCGCTCAACCAGGTGCACCCGATCCATGAAGTGGTCAAGGTCGATTACTTCATCCCCGGTTGTCCGCCGTCCGGCGACGCGATCTGGAAGGTGCTGAGCGACCTGCTGGCCGGCCGCGAGCCCGAGCTGGGGCACGGCCTGCTGCACTATGACTAGGATTGGGCGCGTGGCGCCGATCAGGAAGGATTGAGCATGAGCTACCAACTGGAAACCGCTGCCCATCCGGAGACGCTGCGCCGGGTGGCGATCGATCCGGTGTCGCGGGTCGAGGGGCATGGCAAGGTGACCTTGCTGCTCGACGAGCAGAACAAGGTGCACCAGGTGCGCCTGCACATCGTCGAGTTTCGCGGCTTCGAGAAATTCATCCAGGGCCGCCCGTACTGGGAGGTGCCGGTGATGGTCCAGCGCCTGTGCGGGATCTGCCCGGTGTCGCATCACCTGGCGGCGGCCAAGGCGCTCGACCAGGTGGTCGGCGCCCGCCAGCTCACACCGACCGCAGAAAAGCTGCGCCGGCTGATGCATTACGGGCAGATGCTGCAATCGCACGCGCTGCATTTTTTCCATCTTTGTTCACCTGATCTGCTATTCGGTTTCGACAGCGAGGTGACCCGCCGCAATATCGTCGGCGTCGCCCAGGAACACCCGGAGATTGCCAAGCGCGGGGTGTTGCTGCGCAAGTTCGGCCAGGAGGTGATCCGCGTCACTTCGGGCAAGCGGGTGCATGGCACCGGCGCGGTGCCGGGCGGGGTGAACAAGGCGTTGACGGTGGCCGAGCGCGATGAATTGCTGCGCGACATCTACCAGATCGTCGCCTGGTCGCGCGATGCGGTGCACCTGATCCAGAAGGTGCATATGCAGGACCCCGGCCTCTACAACAGCTTCGGCATCTTCCGCTCGAACTTCATGTCGCTGGTCGGCCACAACGGCGACCTCGACTTTTATCACGGCACGCTGCGCGCCCGCGACGACAACGGCAAAGCGATTTTCGACGGCGTCGATTACTGCCAGTATGACCGCTACATCGAAGAGGAAGTGAAGCCGTGGAGCTACATGAAGTTCCCGTACTTCCGGGCCTTGGGCAAGGAGCACGGCTGGTACAAGGTCGGGCCGCTGGCGCGGGTGCAGAACTGTGACCAGATTCCGACCCCCTTTGCCGAACGCGAGCGCAAGGAATTCGTCGATTACGCCGGCGGCTCGCCGCTACATGCGCCGCTGGCCTATCACTGGACGCGGATGATCGAGATGCTGCACGCCGCCGAAACGATCAAGGACTTGCTGCACGACGAC
This genomic window from Dechloromonas sp. ZY10 contains:
- a CDS encoding NAD(P)H-dependent oxidoreductase subunit E is translated as MMMQANDRQSEAVAGVVDRVVAHYRGDPSCMVQILREIQEARGWIEPAAIDRLQTVLAVPRTKIEGVAGFYSFFHTRPVGRYRLLFSDNITDRMQGSAALLERLCSALWIEPGKVSEDGLVSVDRTSCTGLCDQGPGLLVNLRAIGRLTVERIDRIVELVRDEVPLADWPAEFFVIEDNIRRADILLATPFAPGDALRAAQARVPSDGLAAANLRSWREGLPTGLGGPAAMLDEIKRANLRGRGGAGFMTGLKWEACRNAPLKAGQQRFVVCNADEGEPGTFKDRVLLTTRADLVFEGMTVAAYAIGAQRGFLYLRGEYRYLLDDLNAVLERRRRDGLLGSDIGGIPGADFEIEIHVGAGAYVCGEESALIESLEGKRGTPRNRPPFPVTNGYLDQPTVVNNVETFAAAALIALKGGDWYAAIGTRHSAGTKLLSVAGNCSRPGIYEYPFGVSIRQVLADCGATDPQAVQVSGPSGVCLGDAEFDRCIGFEDIPTAGAFTVFDRSRDMFEVARNYVHFFQHESCGFCTPCRVGTSLLKNLMDKLHQGCGSPYDFGEIEKLNQLLQTMSHCGLGHTACNPVLDTIARFRPAYERRMRQQEFAPAFDLDRALAAARQMTGRDDAGAHFLDQEA
- a CDS encoding 2Fe-2S iron-sulfur cluster-binding protein → MSQTFTLDGLSIPFTEGETIIQAATRAGVFIPHLCYHPEFKPHGSCKLCTVKVNGRHTASCTLRAAAGMVVENNTEELNAERRALTQMLFVEGNHFCPSCEKSGHCQLQATAYHLGMMSPHYDHFFPDRPVDASHPEVLLDFNRCILCSLCVRASRDVDGKNVFALSGRGIRTQLIVNAKSGRLADTDFTVDDKAAHICPVGVILKKRRGFAVPIGERPYDRAPLSETALAEAVSAREEGA
- a CDS encoding NADP oxidoreductase translates to MNTTAPRKLKVATTSLAGCFGCHMSFLDIDERLFALLEHIEFDRSPLTDIKSVSPDCDIGIVEGGLCNAENVHVLREFRKQCKVLIAIGACAINGGLPAQRNHLPLPVILEEVYHTSPGLANGLIPNDPELPLPLNQVHPIHEVVKVDYFIPGCPPSGDAIWKVLSDLLAGREPELGHGLLHYD
- a CDS encoding Ni/Fe hydrogenase subunit alpha is translated as MSYQLETAAHPETLRRVAIDPVSRVEGHGKVTLLLDEQNKVHQVRLHIVEFRGFEKFIQGRPYWEVPVMVQRLCGICPVSHHLAAAKALDQVVGARQLTPTAEKLRRLMHYGQMLQSHALHFFHLCSPDLLFGFDSEVTRRNIVGVAQEHPEIAKRGVLLRKFGQEVIRVTSGKRVHGTGAVPGGVNKALTVAERDELLRDIYQIVAWSRDAVHLIQKVHMQDPGLYNSFGIFRSNFMSLVGHNGDLDFYHGTLRARDDNGKAIFDGVDYCQYDRYIEEEVKPWSYMKFPYFRALGKEHGWYKVGPLARVQNCDQIPTPFAERERKEFVDYAGGSPLHAPLAYHWTRMIEMLHAAETIKDLLHDDDLLGDHLLVEGPRAFEGVGVIEAPRGTLFHHYRVDENDLVTMANLIVSTTNNNQAMNEAIRHVARRYLHGREITEGLLNHIEVAIRAFDPCLSCATHALGKMPLEVELIDADGERVHALARG